From the genome of Segatella hominis, one region includes:
- a CDS encoding NADH-quinone oxidoreductase subunit C has translation MKLNNIELSFDNFASEMAKLKNEKHFDYLVTIIGEDFGEEGLGCIYILENTQTNERCSVKTIAKKVDGSDVIPTVINLWKVADLLEREVFDFVGIKFLGHPDMRRLFLRTDFQGYPLRKDFDMSPEANKFPCTDEPEDDFTVEYSLSADGHLVATEKRRFDEDEYVVNIGPNHPSTHGVLRLQTVIDGETVKRIYPHLGYIHRGIEKMWENMTYPQTLALTDRLNYLSAMMHRHALVGVIEEAMGIELSDRIHYIRTIMDELQRIDSHLLYLGCTAQDLGALTAFLYCMRDREHVLNVMEETTGGRLIQNYYRIGGLQADIDPNFVQNVKTLCKYLRPMIQEYLDVFGDNVITHNRLEGVGPMNYEDCINYAVTGPAGRASGWKNDTRKRHPYDMYDKVEWKEITLTGCDSMDRYYVHIQELYQSLDIIEQLIDNIPEGEYYIKQKPIIKVPEGQWYFSVEGASGEFGVYLDSKGDKSPYRMKMRPMGLSLTGALDPMLRGQKIADLITTGAAIDFVIPDIDR, from the coding sequence ATGAAACTGAATAATATTGAATTGAGTTTTGATAATTTCGCTTCTGAAATGGCGAAGTTGAAGAACGAGAAGCATTTCGACTACCTTGTTACCATCATCGGTGAAGACTTCGGTGAGGAAGGTCTCGGATGTATCTATATTCTTGAAAATACTCAGACTAACGAACGTTGCTCTGTCAAGACTATCGCCAAGAAGGTGGATGGTTCTGATGTGATTCCTACAGTCATCAATCTCTGGAAGGTTGCTGATCTGCTGGAGCGTGAGGTGTTTGATTTCGTCGGCATCAAGTTCTTGGGTCACCCAGATATGCGTCGTCTTTTCCTCCGTACTGATTTCCAGGGCTATCCTTTGCGCAAGGATTTCGATATGAGTCCAGAGGCCAATAAGTTCCCTTGTACTGATGAGCCTGAGGATGATTTCACTGTAGAATACAGTCTTAGTGCTGATGGTCATCTGGTAGCTACTGAAAAGCGTCGTTTCGATGAGGATGAGTATGTTGTCAACATCGGTCCTAACCACCCATCTACCCATGGTGTGCTCCGTCTTCAGACCGTTATCGACGGTGAGACCGTGAAGCGCATTTATCCTCACCTCGGATATATCCACCGTGGTATTGAGAAGATGTGGGAGAATATGACTTATCCTCAGACTTTGGCTTTGACCGACCGTCTGAACTACCTCTCTGCCATGATGCACCGCCACGCTTTGGTAGGCGTTATCGAGGAGGCTATGGGTATCGAACTTTCTGATCGTATCCACTACATCCGTACTATCATGGATGAGTTGCAGCGTATCGACTCTCACTTGTTGTACCTCGGTTGTACCGCACAGGACTTGGGTGCTTTGACAGCATTCCTCTACTGTATGCGTGACCGTGAGCACGTGTTGAACGTGATGGAGGAGACAACTGGTGGTCGCTTGATCCAGAATTATTACCGTATCGGTGGTCTTCAGGCTGATATCGATCCTAACTTCGTTCAGAACGTGAAGACTCTCTGCAAGTATCTTCGTCCGATGATTCAGGAATATCTCGACGTATTCGGTGACAACGTGATTACTCACAACCGTCTCGAAGGCGTAGGTCCTATGAATTATGAGGATTGTATCAACTATGCTGTTACAGGTCCTGCAGGTCGTGCATCTGGTTGGAAGAACGATACTCGTAAGCGTCATCCATACGATATGTACGACAAGGTAGAGTGGAAGGAAATCACTCTGACTGGTTGCGATTCTATGGATCGTTATTACGTTCACATCCAGGAGTTGTATCAGAGTTTGGATATCATCGAGCAGTTGATCGACAACATTCCAGAGGGTGAGTACTACATCAAGCAGAAGCCAATCATCAAGGTTCCAGAGGGACAGTGGTATTTCTCTGTTGAGGGTGCCAGCGGTGAGTTTGGTGTATATCTCGACTCAAAGGGTGACAAGAGTCCATACCGTATGAAGATGCGCCCAATGGGCTTGTCTTTGACAGGTGCGCTCGATCCAATGCTTCGTGGACAGAAAATCGCTGACTTGATTACAACAGGTGCAGCAATCGACTTCGTAATCCCTGATATTGATAGATAA
- the nuoH gene encoding NADH-quinone oxidoreductase subunit NuoH codes for MFDFSIVTTFVDNLLRQTLGLGDFLSILIECVLVGICILTAYALIAIVLIFMERKVCAYFQCRLGPMRVGPWGIFQVFADVLKMLIKEIFAVDRADKLLYYIAPFLVIIASVGTFSFLPWNKGAHILDFNVGVFLITAVSSIGVLGVFLAGWASNNKYSVVSAMRGAVQMISYEMSLGLCLISAVVLTGTMQVSGIVEAQTGAWNWLIIKGHVPAILAFLVFLVAGNAEANRGPFDLAEAESELTAGYHTEYSGMGFGFYYLAEYLNLFVISGIASTVFLGGWAPLNIGIEGFDNLMNLIPGFIWFFGKTFAVVWLLMWVRWTFPRLRIDQILKLEWKYLMPLSLIILIMMTVCVAFGIHG; via the coding sequence ATGTTTGATTTTAGTATAGTAACAACATTCGTCGACAATTTGCTTCGCCAGACTTTGGGTCTGGGCGACTTCCTGTCGATTCTGATAGAGTGCGTGCTCGTGGGTATCTGCATTTTGACAGCATACGCGCTGATAGCTATCGTACTTATCTTTATGGAGCGTAAGGTGTGTGCCTACTTCCAGTGCCGTCTCGGCCCTATGCGTGTAGGTCCTTGGGGTATCTTCCAGGTATTCGCCGATGTGCTCAAGATGTTGATCAAGGAGATCTTCGCTGTTGATAGAGCCGACAAGCTGCTCTACTACATAGCACCATTCCTCGTGATCATTGCCTCTGTGGGTACTTTCTCATTCCTTCCATGGAACAAGGGAGCTCATATTCTAGACTTCAACGTAGGTGTATTCCTCATCACTGCCGTAAGTTCTATCGGTGTGCTGGGTGTATTCCTCGCAGGTTGGGCATCTAACAATAAGTACTCTGTGGTATCTGCCATGCGTGGTGCCGTACAGATGATTTCTTATGAGATGTCTCTCGGTCTGTGCCTGATTTCTGCAGTAGTTCTTACTGGTACTATGCAGGTGAGCGGTATCGTTGAGGCTCAGACTGGTGCTTGGAACTGGTTGATCATCAAGGGTCATGTTCCAGCTATCCTTGCTTTCCTCGTATTCCTCGTAGCAGGTAATGCTGAGGCTAACCGTGGTCCTTTCGACTTGGCTGAGGCTGAGAGTGAGTTGACTGCTGGTTATCATACAGAGTATTCTGGTATGGGCTTCGGTTTCTACTACTTGGCTGAGTACCTCAACCTCTTCGTGATTTCTGGTATTGCTTCTACCGTATTCCTCGGTGGTTGGGCGCCATTGAATATCGGTATTGAGGGCTTCGACAATTTGATGAACTTGATTCCTGGTTTCATCTGGTTCTTCGGTAAGACCTTCGCTGTGGTATGGCTCCTGATGTGGGTACGTTGGACTTTTCCACGTCTCCGTATCGACCAGATTCTGAAGTTGGAGTGGAAGTATCTGATGCCATTGTCACTCATCATTCTGATTATGATGACCGTGTGCGTAGCATTTGGAATCCACGGATAA
- a CDS encoding NuoI/complex I 23 kDa subunit family protein — protein sequence MSNNSYFGGIAAGLKTLATGMKVTMKEYFTPKSTEQYPENRKTTLHVSPRFRGRLVFVRDENEAYKCVGCTLCEKSCPNDTIKIQTEMVEDPETGKKKRKLVDYQYDLGDCMFCELCVNACNFGAIKFVNDFENAVFDRSKLVMHLDKEVYKGGSLPNLIDGGAPLEIGKFNTKTK from the coding sequence ATGTCTAACAATTCATATTTCGGCGGTATTGCTGCGGGTTTGAAGACCCTCGCTACTGGTATGAAGGTCACCATGAAGGAGTACTTCACACCTAAGAGCACTGAGCAGTATCCTGAGAACCGCAAGACTACACTCCACGTATCTCCACGTTTCCGTGGTCGTCTGGTTTTCGTCCGTGACGAGAATGAGGCTTACAAGTGTGTGGGTTGTACATTGTGTGAGAAGTCATGCCCTAACGATACCATCAAAATTCAGACCGAGATGGTGGAGGACCCAGAGACAGGCAAGAAGAAGCGCAAGTTGGTAGATTACCAGTACGACTTGGGTGACTGCATGTTCTGTGAACTCTGTGTGAACGCATGTAACTTCGGTGCAATTAAGTTTGTCAACGATTTCGAGAATGCAGTCTTCGACCGCAGCAAGTTGGTGATGCACCTCGACAAGGAGGTTTACAAGGGCGGAAGCCTTCCTAACCTCATTGATGGTGGCGCTCCACTCGAAATCGGTAAGTTTAACACCAAGACTAAGTAA